The following proteins are encoded in a genomic region of Haloarcula salinisoli:
- a CDS encoding DICT sensory domain-containing protein gives MSFGQILSDVASREKRVIVYAPDDSGSELADALATRNLTIDHRQLPAISSEAFVVVRDGGEFQGAISLADLLSFLTPPIRRPEDLDSLARKHRIVYELLDDTVFVSLDRRQLLATSRELEDRAWRTGRGRLHAGFQRADAFEAQRTVYQELSTTDIDIHLYVPGGVDGDPLSDTSVRLHTENGELDRYWFILFDDGDSGAQNCALIARETDDGRYQGLWTYNEALVAEAFNAVE, from the coding sequence ATGAGCTTCGGGCAGATTCTCTCGGACGTCGCCAGCCGGGAAAAGCGAGTCATCGTCTACGCGCCCGACGACAGCGGGAGCGAACTCGCGGACGCGCTGGCGACGCGCAATCTGACCATCGACCACCGGCAGCTCCCGGCTATCAGTAGCGAGGCCTTCGTCGTCGTCAGAGACGGCGGGGAGTTCCAGGGGGCGATTTCGCTCGCGGACCTGCTTTCGTTTCTCACCCCGCCGATTCGCCGCCCGGAGGACCTGGACTCGCTCGCCCGGAAACACCGTATCGTGTACGAACTGCTCGACGACACCGTCTTCGTCTCGCTTGACCGCCGGCAGCTGCTTGCGACTTCCCGTGAGCTGGAAGACCGGGCGTGGCGCACTGGCCGCGGCCGCCTCCACGCCGGCTTCCAGCGCGCCGACGCGTTCGAGGCACAGCGGACCGTTTACCAGGAGCTGTCGACGACCGATATCGACATCCATCTGTACGTCCCGGGCGGGGTCGATGGCGACCCGCTTTCCGACACGTCGGTCCGGCTCCACACGGAAAACGGGGAGCTCGACCGCTACTGGTTCATCCTGTTCGACGACGGCGACAGCGGCGCCCAGAACTGCGCGCTCATCGCCCGCGAGACCGACGACGGTCGCTATCAGGGCCTGTGGACGTACAACGAGGCGCTCGTCGCCGAGGCGTTCAACGCCGTCGAATGA
- a CDS encoding aminopeptidase encodes MDERVREHARTLVEWSARIEDGDDVVLEVGEGAHDLGVTVAEQLGEKGANLLATYRSPELQRAYLRAHDGDFEADPGHELALYEAADSVLILKGSNNTAGSADVPGDVRQAHSKARQAIREARLDTDWVSTQHPTRAMAQQAGMAYAEYQEFVYDATLRDWEALAEEQARLKDILDDGETVRIRNEGTDLTLDIGDRIAVNSAASVAYDSHNLPSGEVFTAPADTAGVVTFDVPMTIQGRRVRDVKLTFKDGVVVDYAAEQGADVIEEVLETDGGSRRLGELGIGMNRGVDRVTDNILFDEKMGGTVHLALGRAYDACLPEGEAGNDSAVHEDLITTMGEGSRLEVDGETVQVDGQFVWE; translated from the coding sequence ATGGACGAACGCGTACGCGAACACGCACGCACACTGGTCGAGTGGAGCGCACGCATCGAAGACGGGGACGACGTCGTCCTCGAGGTCGGCGAGGGCGCCCACGACCTGGGCGTCACCGTCGCCGAGCAGCTGGGCGAGAAAGGCGCGAACCTGCTTGCGACGTATCGTTCGCCGGAGCTCCAGCGGGCCTACCTCCGGGCCCACGACGGCGACTTCGAGGCCGACCCCGGCCACGAACTGGCGCTGTACGAGGCCGCCGACAGCGTTCTCATCCTGAAGGGGTCGAACAACACTGCCGGCAGCGCGGACGTGCCCGGTGACGTTCGGCAGGCCCACTCGAAGGCCCGCCAGGCCATCCGGGAAGCCCGCCTCGACACCGACTGGGTCTCGACCCAGCACCCGACGCGGGCGATGGCCCAGCAGGCCGGGATGGCCTACGCCGAGTATCAGGAGTTCGTCTACGACGCGACGCTGCGGGACTGGGAGGCGCTGGCCGAGGAGCAAGCGAGACTCAAGGACATCCTCGACGACGGCGAGACGGTCCGCATCCGAAACGAGGGAACGGACCTCACCCTGGACATCGGGGACCGTATCGCGGTCAACTCCGCGGCTAGCGTCGCCTACGACTCCCACAACCTCCCGTCGGGCGAGGTCTTTACCGCCCCGGCCGACACCGCCGGCGTCGTCACCTTCGACGTGCCGATGACCATCCAGGGCCGTCGCGTGCGCGACGTGAAACTGACGTTCAAGGACGGCGTCGTGGTCGACTACGCGGCCGAACAGGGCGCCGACGTCATCGAGGAGGTGTTAGAGACCGACGGCGGTTCGCGACGGCTGGGCGAGCTGGGCATCGGGATGAACCGCGGCGTCGACCGGGTCACCGACAACATCCTCTTCGACGAGAAGATGGGCGGTACCGTCCATCTGGCGCTGGGGCGGGCCTACGACGCCTGCCTGCCCGAGGGCGAGGCCGGCAACGACAGCGCGGTCCACGAGGACCTCATCACCACGATGGGCGAGGGGTCGCGTCTGGAGGTCGACGGCGAGACGGTGCAGGTCGACGGGCAGTTTGTGTGGGAGTGA
- a CDS encoding DUF5809 family protein, giving the protein METEGQFSPSTAAVARDRYESLGSTAQVVVKEVAKAMGLDKAEYRERVTGEVVETARDVLFAESLAVTVGSREEFDAWRDETDHEVEVIGADNVDNVVWHAPDFAETAVAATYQSERDAAVGTLRRQAFGRIYSEVV; this is encoded by the coding sequence ATGGAGACCGAGGGGCAGTTCTCGCCGTCGACAGCCGCTGTGGCGCGTGACCGCTACGAGTCGCTGGGCTCGACCGCACAGGTCGTCGTCAAGGAGGTCGCCAAGGCGATGGGCCTCGACAAAGCGGAGTACCGCGAGCGGGTCACTGGCGAGGTCGTCGAGACGGCCCGGGACGTACTCTTTGCGGAGTCGCTCGCGGTGACGGTCGGCAGCCGCGAGGAGTTCGACGCGTGGCGCGACGAGACGGACCACGAGGTCGAGGTCATCGGCGCGGACAACGTCGACAACGTCGTCTGGCACGCCCCCGACTTCGCCGAGACGGCCGTCGCCGCGACCTACCAGTCCGAACGCGACGCCGCCGTCGGCACGCTCCGCCGGCAGGCCTTCGGCCGCATCTACAGCGAGGTCGTCTGA
- a CDS encoding type IV pilin N-terminal domain-containing protein — translation MGFREQWAELGTGVKVIIGLVLLVGLIPLLVILAAIVASFVLGFGSGGEAAAAPQASWGYEYNETNESSGKLTIIHEGGDSIEVSKLTVEVGSDTVDWDADSERISVGDSTTVEAGPDEVVRVVWRSGGEETIIGEWDGQGY, via the coding sequence ATGGGGTTCAGAGAACAGTGGGCCGAACTCGGTACAGGTGTGAAGGTTATCATCGGGCTCGTGCTTCTCGTCGGCCTGATCCCGCTCCTGGTTATCCTCGCGGCGATAGTCGCCTCGTTCGTGCTCGGATTCGGTAGCGGCGGCGAGGCTGCGGCGGCCCCACAGGCTTCGTGGGGATACGAGTACAACGAGACGAACGAATCGTCGGGTAAACTCACTATCATCCACGAGGGGGGCGACTCCATCGAGGTGTCGAAGCTCACCGTGGAAGTCGGGTCAGACACTGTCGACTGGGACGCCGATTCAGAGCGGATCAGTGTCGGTGACAGCACCACAGTCGAGGCCGGACCTGACGAGGTTGTCAGAGTCGTGTGGAGAAGTGGCGGAGAGGAGACGATTATCGGAGAGTGGGACGGACAGGGCTACTGA
- a CDS encoding DsrE family protein, with protein MGLLDAFAGGSDDTATENRYAILLSAGPDNAPVANNAFNYALEFDDAGYEVQVFLDGQATKWPSAFEERPDLPFSYDWEQIEQRGLLAGACGYCANAFDVVEACERSGIELLSDETEHAPSVADLADEGYEMLTIG; from the coding sequence ATGGGACTGCTCGACGCATTCGCCGGCGGCTCGGACGACACAGCGACGGAGAACAGGTACGCGATACTACTTTCCGCCGGGCCAGACAACGCCCCTGTCGCCAACAACGCATTCAATTACGCGCTGGAGTTCGACGACGCCGGCTACGAGGTTCAGGTGTTCCTCGACGGGCAGGCGACCAAGTGGCCCTCCGCGTTCGAGGAGCGCCCGGACCTTCCGTTCAGCTACGACTGGGAACAGATAGAACAGCGGGGACTGCTCGCCGGTGCCTGTGGCTACTGTGCGAACGCGTTCGACGTCGTCGAGGCCTGCGAGCGGTCCGGAATCGAGCTCCTCAGCGACGAGACCGAACACGCGCCGTCGGTCGCCGACCTGGCCGACGAGGGGTACGAGATGCTGACTATCGGGTGA
- the gnd gene encoding phosphogluconate dehydrogenase (NAD(+)-dependent, decarboxylating) encodes MELGVIGLGRMGRIVVDRVLDAGHDVVVFDIDEEAVADAADAGAQPADSIPDLAQSLSGDKRIWLMVPAGDPVDAALDELEPHVDRNDVVVDGGNSHFEDSVRRAAKTKAAYLDCGTSGGPAGAELGFSLMVGGKQWAYDELVPVFDAVATGPEGHDRMGPAGSGHYVKMIHNGVEYALMQTYGEGFELLANGRYDLDLEAVARTWNNGAVIRSWLLELCEEAFREEGNDLGDVADRVEGGSTGTWTVQEALEQEVPVPLIYQALGERFGSRADDGRFSRRLASRLRYGFGRHEVPRRE; translated from the coding sequence ATGGAACTAGGCGTCATCGGACTCGGACGCATGGGACGCATCGTCGTCGACCGCGTGCTGGACGCGGGTCACGACGTGGTCGTCTTCGATATCGACGAGGAGGCGGTCGCCGACGCCGCCGACGCAGGGGCACAGCCTGCGGACTCTATCCCGGACCTCGCGCAGTCGCTGTCGGGCGACAAGCGCATCTGGCTGATGGTCCCCGCTGGCGACCCCGTCGACGCGGCACTGGACGAACTGGAACCACACGTCGACCGCAACGACGTCGTCGTCGACGGCGGCAACTCCCACTTCGAGGACTCCGTCCGCCGAGCGGCGAAGACGAAAGCGGCGTATCTCGATTGTGGCACCTCCGGCGGCCCCGCCGGCGCGGAGCTTGGCTTCTCGCTGATGGTCGGCGGGAAGCAGTGGGCCTACGACGAACTCGTGCCGGTCTTCGACGCCGTCGCGACCGGGCCCGAGGGCCACGACCGCATGGGCCCGGCCGGCTCGGGCCACTACGTCAAAATGATCCACAACGGCGTCGAGTACGCGCTGATGCAGACCTACGGCGAGGGGTTCGAGCTGCTGGCCAACGGCCGCTACGACCTCGACCTGGAAGCCGTCGCGCGCACCTGGAACAACGGCGCCGTCATCCGCTCGTGGCTGCTGGAACTGTGTGAGGAGGCGTTCCGCGAGGAGGGCAACGACCTCGGCGACGTGGCCGACCGCGTCGAGGGTGGGTCGACGGGGACCTGGACCGTCCAGGAGGCACTGGAACAGGAAGTGCCGGTGCCGCTCATCTACCAGGCACTCGGTGAACGCTTCGGCTCGCGGGCCGACGACGGCCGCTTCTCGCGGCGGCTCGCAAGCCGGCTCCGCTACGGGTTCGGTCGCCACGAGGTTCCCCGCAGGGAGTGA
- a CDS encoding DUF5810 domain-containing protein has product MGYACPVCSDPQADATHLANHLAFTALTGGDDHEAWLDDHVPEWGQFGETELAEHVVDHAEEREFPQVFEESGTGEHAPDDLPSGADSHRGAASVSDEDAEVLAEARELTKEMLEAEDEDAGEDETQ; this is encoded by the coding sequence ATGGGATACGCCTGTCCAGTCTGTTCGGACCCGCAGGCCGACGCCACGCATCTGGCGAACCACCTCGCCTTCACCGCGCTGACCGGCGGCGACGACCACGAGGCGTGGCTGGACGACCACGTCCCCGAGTGGGGGCAGTTCGGCGAGACGGAACTGGCCGAGCACGTGGTCGACCACGCCGAGGAGCGGGAGTTCCCGCAGGTGTTCGAGGAGAGTGGTACGGGTGAGCACGCTCCCGACGACCTGCCATCGGGCGCAGACAGCCACCGCGGCGCGGCGTCGGTGAGTGACGAGGACGCCGAAGTGCTCGCGGAGGCCCGCGAGCTGACAAAGGAGATGCTCGAAGCGGAGGACGAAGACGCGGGCGAAGACGAAACCCAGTAA
- a CDS encoding 2Fe-2S iron-sulfur cluster-binding protein, which produces MVSFVGVLSGLTLTLIVVALHYAKGTGWEAPEDISQEVLEQRAATVPETDFPEPYNRGIGGGSAAAIPAGEAEGELGESEEEEEEAGFDPDAIADDEVEYYEIEFAKEGETIEVANNENLLEAGEEEGWDLPYACREGQCISCAGQITDGPAEEYIRHSQNDSLMDDDMEEGYCLTCVAYPTEEFTLETSESP; this is translated from the coding sequence ATGGTATCATTCGTAGGCGTCCTCTCCGGGCTCACGCTTACCCTCATCGTCGTAGCCCTACACTACGCGAAGGGGACTGGCTGGGAGGCACCGGAGGACATCTCGCAGGAGGTCCTCGAACAGCGGGCCGCGACGGTTCCGGAGACTGACTTCCCGGAGCCGTACAACCGCGGTATCGGTGGCGGCAGCGCGGCGGCGATTCCGGCCGGCGAGGCCGAGGGCGAACTCGGCGAGTCCGAGGAGGAAGAAGAGGAAGCCGGCTTCGACCCCGACGCCATCGCCGACGACGAGGTCGAGTACTACGAAATCGAGTTCGCGAAGGAGGGCGAGACCATCGAGGTCGCCAACAACGAGAACCTGCTCGAGGCCGGCGAAGAGGAAGGGTGGGACCTCCCCTACGCCTGCCGCGAGGGGCAGTGTATCTCCTGTGCCGGCCAGATCACCGACGGGCCCGCTGAGGAGTACATCCGCCACAGCCAGAACGATTCGCTGATGGACGACGACATGGAGGAGGGCTACTGTCTGACCTGTGTGGCCTACCCCACCGAAGAGTTCACGCTCGAGACGAGCGAATCCCCGTAA
- a CDS encoding ArsR/SmtB family transcription factor, with protein sequence MTAPENQLTGLDFSASSSDVDYPPLDELFKALASSKRRRLLAALPAQSTMTIDELTDVLVGWQSTADGPAGPDEWAKVKIELVHAHLPLLADAGLVTCEDEEIARTTYPEPVEELVAFAGEYDSAVAENEPA encoded by the coding sequence ATGACCGCCCCAGAAAACCAACTGACCGGGCTGGATTTTTCCGCCAGCAGTAGTGATGTCGACTACCCGCCGCTCGACGAACTCTTCAAGGCGCTGGCCAGCAGCAAACGCCGTCGTCTACTGGCGGCGTTGCCGGCCCAGTCGACGATGACGATAGACGAACTCACCGACGTTCTCGTCGGCTGGCAGAGCACCGCTGACGGGCCCGCGGGGCCCGACGAGTGGGCGAAGGTCAAGATAGAACTCGTCCACGCTCACCTCCCGCTGCTTGCCGATGCCGGGCTGGTCACCTGCGAGGACGAGGAGATAGCGCGAACCACCTATCCGGAGCCGGTCGAGGAGCTGGTGGCGTTCGCCGGGGAGTACGACTCGGCGGTTGCGGAGAACGAACCCGCCTGA
- the rimI gene encoding ribosomal protein S18-alanine N-acetyltransferase, with product MTTVSSDGANGVADIRIRTAERADLLAIHRIEQAVFPQPWPFSALESYLGESGFLVAETDTDEARVAGYVIADTVPNHGTPLGHVKDLAVCEEHRREGVATALLRRALSKLESVGADSAKLEVRAENEEALRLYRQFGFEHRKTIPNYYSNGEDALVMVRLL from the coding sequence GTGACGACGGTGTCGTCGGACGGCGCGAACGGCGTCGCCGACATCCGTATTCGCACGGCCGAACGGGCGGACCTGCTGGCGATACACCGCATCGAGCAGGCGGTGTTCCCCCAGCCCTGGCCGTTCTCGGCGCTGGAGAGCTATCTGGGGGAGTCGGGCTTTCTCGTCGCCGAGACCGACACCGACGAGGCTCGCGTCGCCGGCTACGTCATCGCCGACACCGTCCCCAATCACGGGACGCCGCTGGGCCACGTCAAGGACCTCGCAGTCTGTGAGGAACACCGGCGTGAAGGCGTCGCGACGGCGCTCTTGCGTCGGGCGCTCTCCAAGCTGGAGTCGGTCGGCGCGGACTCGGCCAAGCTGGAGGTCCGGGCCGAAAACGAGGAGGCACTCCGACTCTACCGCCAGTTCGGCTTCGAACACCGCAAGACCATCCCGAACTACTACAGCAACGGCGAGGACGCGCTTGTGATGGTCCGGTTGCTGTAG